One Bradyrhizobium sp. ISRA464 genomic window carries:
- a CDS encoding c-type cytochrome → MRVASFGILSAAILLTSFAHAADIAAGKEKAELCAGCHGENGISQTENIPSLAGQLDQFIQWQLVFFRAGARKNEQMQPIVEQLNNEDIRNLGAYFASLTPFKGGKDDNPELSEKGKQAAAGRRCASCHTDTFAGTKAVARIAGQREEYLVKALHDYKSGLRSGGAQAAMADVAYPLSDEEITALAHYLAYL, encoded by the coding sequence ATGCGCGTTGCGTCATTCGGAATTCTGTCGGCGGCGATCCTGCTGACCTCGTTTGCCCATGCCGCCGATATCGCCGCCGGCAAGGAGAAGGCCGAGCTGTGCGCCGGCTGTCACGGCGAGAACGGTATCTCGCAGACGGAGAACATTCCCTCGCTCGCGGGCCAGCTCGATCAGTTCATCCAGTGGCAGCTGGTGTTCTTCCGCGCCGGCGCGCGCAAGAACGAGCAGATGCAGCCGATCGTCGAGCAGCTCAACAACGAGGACATCCGCAATCTCGGCGCCTATTTCGCTTCGCTGACGCCGTTCAAGGGCGGCAAGGACGACAATCCGGAATTGTCGGAGAAGGGCAAGCAGGCCGCCGCCGGCCGCCGCTGCGCGTCATGCCACACCGACACCTTTGCCGGCACCAAGGCCGTCGCACGCATCGCTGGCCAGCGCGAGGAATATCTCGTCAAGGCGTTGCACGACTACAAGTCAGGTTTGCGCTCAGGCGGCGCCCAGGCCGCGATGGCCGACGTGGCATATCCCTTGAGCGATGAGGAGATCACGGCGCTGGCGCATTATCTGGCGTATCTGTGA